A genomic segment from Mustela lutreola isolate mMusLut2 chromosome 15, mMusLut2.pri, whole genome shotgun sequence encodes:
- the EPN3 gene encoding epsin-3 isoform X1: MTTSALRRQVKNIVHNYSEAEIKVREATSNDPWGPPSSLMSEIADLTFNTVAFAEVMGMLWRRLNDSGKNWRHVYKALTLLDYLLKTGSERVAHQCRENLYTIQTLKDFQYIDRDGKDQGVNVREKVKQVMALLKDEERLRQERTHALKTKERMALEGTGIGSGQLGLGRSRGSPSSYNSSSSSPRYTSDLEQARPQTSGEEELQLQLALAMSREEAEKPVPPASHRDEDLQLQLALRLSRQEHEKEVRSWRGEDSPVANGAGALVCHWQDKEPEREERKEEEKLKTSQSSILDLADIFAPTPAPPSTHCSADPWDIPGLRPNTEPSGSSWGPSADPWSPVPSGSTLSRSQPWDLPPMLSSSEPWGRTPVLPARPPSTDLWAQNSPQHKLPNTGADPWGTSVEISSAPALGGTSPFDPFAKPPVSTETKEGPECAQALPSGKPGSPVELDLFGDPIPSSKQNGTKEPDAFDLAVLGETLTQPSQEARACRTPESFLGPSASSLVNLDSLVKAPQAAKTRNPFLTGLSAPSPTNPFGAGEQGRPTLNQMRTGSPALGLAASGPVGAPLGSMTYSASLPLPLSSVPAGVTLPASVSVFPQAGAFTPPPTSLPQPLLPTSGSAGPLQLPPQAGTNPFL, encoded by the exons ATGACGACCTCCGCACTGCGGCGCCAGGTCAAGAACATCGTGCACAACTACTCGGAGGCAGAGATCAAGGTGCGCGAGGCCACCAGCAATGACCCGTGGGGCCCGCCCAGCTCGCTCATGTCCGAGATCGCCGACCTGACCTTCAACACAGTGGCCTTCGCAGAGGTCATGGGCATGCTGTGGCGGCGGCTCAACGACAGCGGCAAGAACTGGCGGCACGTGTACAAGGCGCTGACGCTGCTGGACTACCTGCTCAAGACGGGCTCTGAGCGGGTGGCCCACCAGTGCCGCGAGAACCTCTACACCATCCAGACGCTCAAGGACTTCCAGTACATCGACCGGGACGGCAAGGACCAGGGCGTCAACGTGCGTGAGAAGGTCAAGCAGGTGATGGCCTTGCTCAAGGACGAGGAGCGCCTCCGGCAGGAGCGGACCCACGCCCTCAAGACCAAGGAGCGCATGGCACTGGAGGGCACGGGCATCGGCAGCGGGCAGCTGGGCCTCGGGCGCTCTCGCGGTTCCCCATCCTCCTACAACT CCTCCTCCTCATCCCCCCGCTATACCTCGGACTTGGAGCAGGCCCGGCCCCAGACGTCAGGAGAAGAGGAGCTGCAGCTGCAGCTGGCCTTGGCCATGAGCCGGGAGGAGGCTGAGAAG CCGGTCCCCCCAGCATCCCACAGGGATGAGGATCTACAGCTGCAGCTGGCTCTGCGTCTGAGCCGGCAGGAGCATGAGAAG GAGGTGAGGTCCTGGCGGGGAGAGGACTCCCCTGTGGCCAATGGTGCTGGGGCCCTGGTCTGCCATTGGCAAGACAAAGAGccggagagagaagagagaaaggaggaggagaagctgaAAACCAGCCAG TCCTCCATCCTGGACTTGGCAGACATCTTCGCACCCACCCCGGCCCCGCCCTCCACCCACTGCTCCGCTGACCCATGGGACATCCCAG GTCTCAGGCCGAACACAGAGCCCAGTGGCTCCTCCTGGGGGCCTTCTGCAGACCCCTGGTCTCCTGTTCCCTCAGGAAGCACCCTGTCCAGAAGCCAGCCCTGGGACTTGCCCCCTATGCTCTCCTCCTCTGAGCCCTGGGGCCGGACCCCAGTGTTGCCCGCCAGACCCCCTTCCACCGACCTCTGGGCACAGAACTCCCCCCAACACAAACTCCCCAACACTGGGGCTGACCCTTGGGGGACCTCAGTGGAGATCTCCAGTGCACCTG CTCTAGGTGGTACCTCACCCTTTGACCCATTTGCCAAACCTCCAGTATCCACAGAGACCAAGGAGGGGCCAGAGTGtgcccaggccctgccctctgGGAAGCCTGGCAGTCCCGTGG AGCTGGACCTGTTTGGAGACCCCATCCCCAGTTCCAAGCAAAATGGCACCAAGGAACCAGATGCCTTTGACCTGGCTGTACTGGGGGAGACGCTAACCCAGCCCAGCCAGGAGGCCCGAGCATGCCGGACTCCAGAGTCTTTCCTGGGCCCTTCAGCCTCCTCTTTGGTCAACCTTGATTCATTAGTCAAGGCGCCCCAGGCTGCAAAGACCCGAAACCCCTTCCTGACAG GTCTCAGCGCTCCATCCCCCACCAACCCCTTCGGTGCGGGCGAGCAGGGGAGGCCGACCCTGAACCAGATGCGCACCGGATCGCCGGCGCTGGGCTTGGCGGCCAGCGGGCCGGTTGGCGCGCCCTTGGGCTCCATGACCTACAgcgcctccctgcccctcccgctCAGCAGCGTGCCGGCCGGCGTGACCCTCCCCGCCTCGGTGAGCGTCTTCCCGCAGGCGGGCGCCTTCACGCCGCCGCCCACGAGCCTGCCGCAGCCACTGCTGCCTACGTCGGGTTCCGCCGGGCCGCTCCAGCTGCCCCCGCAGGCCGGCACCAACCCCTTCCTCTGA
- the EPN3 gene encoding epsin-3 isoform X2: MTTSALRRQVKNIVHNYSEAEIKVREATSNDPWGPPSSLMSEIADLTFNTVAFAEVMGMLWRRLNDSGKNWRHVYKALTLLDYLLKTGSERVAHQCRENLYTIQTLKDFQYIDRDGKDQGVNVREKVKQVMALLKDEERLRQERTHALKTKERMALEGTGIGSGQLGLGRSRGSPSSYNSSSSSPRYTSDLEQARPQTSGEEELQLQLALAMSREEAEKEVRSWRGEDSPVANGAGALVCHWQDKEPEREERKEEEKLKTSQSSILDLADIFAPTPAPPSTHCSADPWDIPGLRPNTEPSGSSWGPSADPWSPVPSGSTLSRSQPWDLPPMLSSSEPWGRTPVLPARPPSTDLWAQNSPQHKLPNTGADPWGTSVEISSAPALGGTSPFDPFAKPPVSTETKEGPECAQALPSGKPGSPVELDLFGDPIPSSKQNGTKEPDAFDLAVLGETLTQPSQEARACRTPESFLGPSASSLVNLDSLVKAPQAAKTRNPFLTGLSAPSPTNPFGAGEQGRPTLNQMRTGSPALGLAASGPVGAPLGSMTYSASLPLPLSSVPAGVTLPASVSVFPQAGAFTPPPTSLPQPLLPTSGSAGPLQLPPQAGTNPFL; the protein is encoded by the exons ATGACGACCTCCGCACTGCGGCGCCAGGTCAAGAACATCGTGCACAACTACTCGGAGGCAGAGATCAAGGTGCGCGAGGCCACCAGCAATGACCCGTGGGGCCCGCCCAGCTCGCTCATGTCCGAGATCGCCGACCTGACCTTCAACACAGTGGCCTTCGCAGAGGTCATGGGCATGCTGTGGCGGCGGCTCAACGACAGCGGCAAGAACTGGCGGCACGTGTACAAGGCGCTGACGCTGCTGGACTACCTGCTCAAGACGGGCTCTGAGCGGGTGGCCCACCAGTGCCGCGAGAACCTCTACACCATCCAGACGCTCAAGGACTTCCAGTACATCGACCGGGACGGCAAGGACCAGGGCGTCAACGTGCGTGAGAAGGTCAAGCAGGTGATGGCCTTGCTCAAGGACGAGGAGCGCCTCCGGCAGGAGCGGACCCACGCCCTCAAGACCAAGGAGCGCATGGCACTGGAGGGCACGGGCATCGGCAGCGGGCAGCTGGGCCTCGGGCGCTCTCGCGGTTCCCCATCCTCCTACAACT CCTCCTCCTCATCCCCCCGCTATACCTCGGACTTGGAGCAGGCCCGGCCCCAGACGTCAGGAGAAGAGGAGCTGCAGCTGCAGCTGGCCTTGGCCATGAGCCGGGAGGAGGCTGAGAAG GAGGTGAGGTCCTGGCGGGGAGAGGACTCCCCTGTGGCCAATGGTGCTGGGGCCCTGGTCTGCCATTGGCAAGACAAAGAGccggagagagaagagagaaaggaggaggagaagctgaAAACCAGCCAG TCCTCCATCCTGGACTTGGCAGACATCTTCGCACCCACCCCGGCCCCGCCCTCCACCCACTGCTCCGCTGACCCATGGGACATCCCAG GTCTCAGGCCGAACACAGAGCCCAGTGGCTCCTCCTGGGGGCCTTCTGCAGACCCCTGGTCTCCTGTTCCCTCAGGAAGCACCCTGTCCAGAAGCCAGCCCTGGGACTTGCCCCCTATGCTCTCCTCCTCTGAGCCCTGGGGCCGGACCCCAGTGTTGCCCGCCAGACCCCCTTCCACCGACCTCTGGGCACAGAACTCCCCCCAACACAAACTCCCCAACACTGGGGCTGACCCTTGGGGGACCTCAGTGGAGATCTCCAGTGCACCTG CTCTAGGTGGTACCTCACCCTTTGACCCATTTGCCAAACCTCCAGTATCCACAGAGACCAAGGAGGGGCCAGAGTGtgcccaggccctgccctctgGGAAGCCTGGCAGTCCCGTGG AGCTGGACCTGTTTGGAGACCCCATCCCCAGTTCCAAGCAAAATGGCACCAAGGAACCAGATGCCTTTGACCTGGCTGTACTGGGGGAGACGCTAACCCAGCCCAGCCAGGAGGCCCGAGCATGCCGGACTCCAGAGTCTTTCCTGGGCCCTTCAGCCTCCTCTTTGGTCAACCTTGATTCATTAGTCAAGGCGCCCCAGGCTGCAAAGACCCGAAACCCCTTCCTGACAG GTCTCAGCGCTCCATCCCCCACCAACCCCTTCGGTGCGGGCGAGCAGGGGAGGCCGACCCTGAACCAGATGCGCACCGGATCGCCGGCGCTGGGCTTGGCGGCCAGCGGGCCGGTTGGCGCGCCCTTGGGCTCCATGACCTACAgcgcctccctgcccctcccgctCAGCAGCGTGCCGGCCGGCGTGACCCTCCCCGCCTCGGTGAGCGTCTTCCCGCAGGCGGGCGCCTTCACGCCGCCGCCCACGAGCCTGCCGCAGCCACTGCTGCCTACGTCGGGTTCCGCCGGGCCGCTCCAGCTGCCCCCGCAGGCCGGCACCAACCCCTTCCTCTGA